Proteins found in one Macrobrachium nipponense isolate FS-2020 chromosome 4, ASM1510439v2, whole genome shotgun sequence genomic segment:
- the LOC135210787 gene encoding glutathione S-transferase Mu 6-like, with translation MAPVFGYWDVRGLGQHIRFLLECVGAKYEEKTYKFGPAPDFNRNAWFSVKPTMDLPIPNLPYYIDGDVKLTQSYAIMRHLGRKYDLCGKTEKERMTVDMLMDQGRDMRFGFYTASLNYTEEGAKKYIGSLKETLKLLSNILGNQTWFVGDKITLADFVLYEELYVTTFMDPTYLDSFQTLKNFVKRFEELPAIKKFMSSPRYIKYPINGPKVKFGLVE, from the exons ATGGCGCCTGTCTTCGGGTACTGGGATGTCAGAGGA CTCGGTCAGCATATTCGGTTCCTTCTGGAGTGCGTTGGAGCAAAATACGAGGAGAAAACTTACAAGTTTGGCCCTGCACCCGACTTCAATAGGAATGCCTGGTTTTCTGTCAAACCAACCATGGACCTCCCAATACCTAAC CTGCCATATTACATAGACGGTGATGTGAAGCTGACGCAGAGTTACGCCATCATGCGCCATCTGGGAAGAAAGTACGACCTCTGTGGAAAAACAGAGAAGGAGAGGATGACAGTCGACATGCTGATGGACCAGGGGAGAGACATGCGTTTCGGGTTCTACACAGCCTCTCTCAATTAC ACAGAAGAAGGAGCAAAGAAATACATAGGTAGTCTGAAAGAGACCTTGAAATTACTCTCGAACATCTTGGGTAATCAGACCTGGTTCGTGGGTGATAAG ATCACTCTGGCGGACTTCGTCTTGTACGAGGAACTCTACGTGACCACCTTCATGGATCCGACCTACCTGGACTCTTTCCAGACCCTGAAGAACTTCGTCAAGCGCTTCGAGGAGCTCCCGGCCATCAAGAAGTTCATGTCATCACCTCGATATATTAAGTACCCTATCAATGGCCCCAAGGTCAAGTTTGGCCTTGTTGAATGA